One window from the genome of Bacillus tianshenii encodes:
- a CDS encoding DUF2521 family protein, which produces MNVITSLDERRRKRTALFERKMLREISLKELQKRTNEYFSTFFSSQNVYGTAIESSAVDMAVEAYLLGAEMSRFGYYGEERNEVRNRSSLHEKKLADTLFDYISYWHVATENNLVEESIYIACEHFVYTWWVEGFENGVRRYRLRLHH; this is translated from the coding sequence ATGAATGTGATTACTTCTTTAGATGAACGCCGAAGGAAAAGAACGGCGTTGTTTGAGCGTAAGATGTTGCGGGAGATTTCCTTGAAAGAGCTCCAAAAGCGCACGAATGAATATTTTTCTACTTTTTTCTCTTCTCAAAATGTCTATGGAACAGCGATTGAGAGTTCAGCGGTTGATATGGCAGTAGAAGCGTATTTATTAGGAGCGGAAATGAGTCGCTTTGGTTATTATGGTGAAGAAAGGAATGAGGTTCGCAATCGCTCTTCACTACACGAAAAGAAATTAGCAGACACATTGTTTGACTACATTTCGTATTGGCATGTGGCAACTGAGAACAATCTTGTTGAGGAATCCATTTATATTGCCTGTGAGCACTTCGTTTATACGTGGTGGGTAGAAGGATTCGAAAATGGCGTTAGGCGTTATCGATTACGTCTGCATCATTAA
- the rpmJ gene encoding 50S ribosomal protein L36 produces the protein MKVRPSVKPICEKCKVIRRKGKVMVICENPKHKQKQG, from the coding sequence ATGAAAGTAAGACCATCAGTGAAACCAATTTGCGAAAAGTGCAAAGTTATCCGTCGTAAAGGTAAAGTAATGGTTATTTGTGAAAACCCTAAGCATAAACAAAAACAAGGTTAA
- a CDS encoding energy-coupling factor ABC transporter ATP-binding protein codes for MEIVFKDVEHRYQVNTPFERVALYEMNISIPDHAYYAVIGHTGSGKSTLVQHLNALLKPTKGEIKAGDFQISSNKKAKELKALRKRVGMVFQYPEHQLFDETVEKDICFAPLNYGVSEEKAKVIARESLKTVGLPEEVLERSPFDLSGGQMRRVAIAGVLAMEPEVLVLDEPTAGLDPKGRKEMMALFKHLHEEKGLSIILVTHNMDDAAKYAEHIFVMDKGTLYMQGAPREVFAQADKLRNVGLDVPESIRFLQKVEEKFNVSLPYDAFTPEEIAVQLSKVLKRGGSA; via the coding sequence ATGGAAATTGTATTCAAAGACGTAGAACATCGATATCAGGTTAATACACCATTTGAACGTGTCGCTCTTTATGAGATGAATATTTCAATTCCTGATCATGCTTATTATGCTGTCATTGGTCACACGGGCTCAGGAAAGTCCACGCTTGTCCAGCATTTAAATGCTTTACTGAAACCGACAAAAGGGGAAATTAAGGCAGGAGACTTTCAAATCTCTTCAAATAAGAAGGCGAAGGAATTGAAGGCTTTACGGAAGCGTGTAGGAATGGTCTTTCAATACCCAGAACATCAGTTGTTCGATGAAACAGTTGAGAAAGACATTTGCTTTGCTCCTCTAAACTATGGGGTGAGTGAAGAGAAAGCGAAAGTTATTGCAAGAGAATCCTTGAAAACGGTTGGATTGCCGGAAGAAGTATTAGAGCGTTCTCCATTTGATTTAAGCGGTGGTCAGATGAGGCGTGTAGCAATTGCTGGTGTGCTCGCAATGGAGCCGGAGGTCTTAGTGTTAGATGAGCCTACAGCAGGGCTTGACCCGAAAGGCCGGAAAGAGATGATGGCTCTCTTTAAGCATTTGCATGAAGAGAAGGGTTTGTCGATTATTTTAGTTACTCATAATATGGATGACGCGGCAAAATACGCAGAACATATCTTTGTAATGGATAAAGGCACGTTATACATGCAGGGAGCACCGAGAGAGGTCTTTGCACAGGCAGACAAGCTTCGTAACGTTGGCTTGGATGTACCTGAGTCTATTCGTTTTCTACAAAAGGTAGAGGAAAAGTTCAATGTTAGCTTACCTTATGACGCCTTTACACCAGAAGAGATTGCTGTCCAGCTTTCAAAGGTGCTGAAAAGAGGTGGCTCAGCATGA
- the secY gene encoding preprotein translocase subunit SecY, producing MFQTISNMMRVADIRRKIVFTLLMLIVFRIGSFIPVPNVNVDAINFQDQNNVFGLVNTFAGGALQRFSIFAMGIMPYITASIIIQLLQMDVVPKFAEWSKQGEVGRRKLAQFTRYGTIVLGFIQAIGMSIGFNNLFPGLITNPGIPTYLFIALVLTAGTAFLLWLGEQITAKGVGNGISILIFAGIVAAIPNAVNQMYAQQIEDAGEQLFIRIVIVALVLLAILAVIVGVIFIQQALRKIPIQYAKRLVGRSPVGGQSTHLPIKVNAAGVIPVIFAISFLITPPTIAGFFGDNEVTRWIQTNFNYTAPVGMVVYVALIIAFSYFYTFVQVNPEQMAENLKKQGGYIPGIRPGKNTEKYLNKILYRLTFVGSIFLALIAALPVFFIQLAQLPPSVQIGGTSLLIVVGVALETMKQLESQLVKRHYKGFLK from the coding sequence ATGTTTCAGACAATCTCCAATATGATGCGTGTGGCTGATATACGCCGCAAAATTGTCTTTACATTACTGATGCTCATTGTTTTCCGTATCGGCAGTTTCATCCCCGTTCCCAATGTGAACGTGGATGCAATCAATTTCCAAGACCAAAACAATGTGTTTGGTTTGGTAAATACATTTGCCGGTGGAGCGCTACAGCGTTTTTCAATATTCGCTATGGGCATCATGCCATATATTACAGCATCAATTATCATTCAGTTATTACAAATGGATGTTGTTCCTAAGTTTGCTGAATGGTCAAAACAGGGAGAAGTTGGTCGCCGTAAACTAGCTCAATTTACTCGTTATGGAACAATTGTGCTTGGATTTATCCAAGCTATTGGTATGTCTATTGGGTTTAACAATCTTTTTCCAGGATTGATTACAAACCCAGGCATTCCAACATACTTGTTTATCGCGCTAGTTTTAACAGCGGGTACAGCTTTCTTACTGTGGTTAGGTGAACAAATTACGGCAAAAGGTGTAGGGAACGGTATTTCGATCCTCATCTTTGCTGGTATCGTTGCTGCAATTCCTAATGCAGTCAACCAAATGTATGCGCAACAAATCGAAGATGCTGGCGAACAGCTTTTCATTCGAATCGTAATCGTAGCTCTTGTCTTACTCGCGATTCTAGCTGTAATTGTCGGTGTAATCTTCATTCAACAAGCACTACGTAAAATTCCAATCCAATATGCGAAGCGTTTGGTAGGTCGCAGTCCTGTTGGTGGGCAGTCCACACATTTACCGATTAAGGTTAATGCGGCAGGTGTAATTCCGGTAATCTTTGCGATTTCCTTCTTAATTACACCTCCAACAATTGCCGGATTTTTCGGAGATAATGAAGTGACTCGATGGATTCAAACGAATTTCAACTACACCGCTCCGGTCGGAATGGTTGTTTACGTAGCACTTATTATCGCATTCTCGTATTTCTATACATTTGTTCAAGTAAACCCTGAGCAAATGGCAGAAAACTTGAAGAAACAAGGTGGATATATTCCAGGTATTCGTCCGGGTAAAAATACGGAAAAATATTTAAATAAGATTCTTTATCGCCTTACATTTGTAGGCTCAATCTTTCTTGCACTTATTGCAGCACTTCCAGTATTCTTTATCCAGCTTGCTCAGTTGCCACCTTCCGTTCAAATCGGTGGTACAAGTTTGTTAATCGTTGTAGGTGTAGCTTTAGAGACAATGAAACAGCTAGAAAGCCAGCTAGTTAAACGCCATTACAAAGGTTTTTTGAAATAA
- the truA gene encoding tRNA pseudouridine(38-40) synthase TruA — protein MVRMKCIIAYDGTRFSGYQVQPNKRTVQEEIEAALKRIHKGQHIRIHASGRTDAGVHAQGQVIHFDTLLAIPPDRWKVALNANLPEDIVIKHAEQVEDSFHARFDAVKKEYRYVVHLSRERDVFQRNYAYHFPRQLDLEVMRQAAGYFIGTHDFTSFCSAKTEVEDKVRTIYELDCHIHGETLVFRYIGNGFLYNMVRILTGTLLKVGENKIPAEKIPELLKQRNREHIGDTVPGHGLFLWKVHYNN, from the coding sequence ATGGTAAGAATGAAGTGTATAATCGCCTACGACGGAACTCGCTTTAGTGGTTATCAAGTCCAGCCTAACAAACGAACTGTTCAGGAAGAGATTGAGGCAGCACTCAAACGGATACATAAAGGGCAACATATTCGTATTCATGCGTCAGGAAGAACAGATGCAGGGGTGCATGCGCAAGGACAAGTGATTCACTTCGACACACTACTAGCGATTCCGCCAGATAGATGGAAGGTGGCATTGAATGCTAATCTTCCAGAAGACATTGTGATCAAGCATGCTGAACAAGTAGAGGACAGCTTTCACGCGCGGTTCGATGCAGTAAAGAAGGAGTATCGCTATGTCGTTCATTTGAGCAGAGAGCGGGACGTGTTTCAACGCAACTATGCTTACCACTTTCCAAGACAGTTAGATTTAGAAGTAATGAGGCAAGCTGCTGGGTATTTTATCGGAACGCATGATTTTACATCGTTTTGTTCAGCGAAGACTGAAGTTGAGGATAAAGTGCGCACGATCTATGAGCTGGATTGCCATATACACGGTGAAACGCTTGTGTTTCGCTACATAGGCAATGGCTTCCTATATAATATGGTGCGCATCTTAACAGGAACATTGTTAAAAGTCGGTGAAAATAAAATACCTGCCGAAAAAATTCCAGAACTTCTAAAACAGCGAAATCGCGAGCATATTGGGGATACAGTGCCTGGACACGGTTTATTTTTGTGGAAAGTTCACTATAACAACTAA
- a CDS encoding DNA-directed RNA polymerase subunit alpha yields the protein MIEIEKPKIETVEISDDATFGKFVVEPLERGYGTTLGNSLRRILLSSLPGAAVTSVKIDGVQHEFSTVDGVVEDVTTIILHLKKLALKIYSDEEKTLEVDVQGDGVVTAADITHDSDVEILNPDLHIATLDKNAHLRMRLTAKRGRGYTPADSNKDDDQPIGVVPIDSIYTPVSRVTYQVENTRVGQVTNFDKLTLDVWTDGSIRPEEAVSLGAKILTEHLNIFVGLTDEAQKAEIMVEKEEDQKEKVLEMTIEELDLSVRSYNCLKRAGINTVQELANKTEEDMMKVRNLGRKSLEEVKNKLNDLGLGLRKDE from the coding sequence ATGATTGAAATTGAAAAACCGAAAATCGAAACGGTTGAAATCAGCGATGATGCCACATTTGGAAAATTTGTCGTCGAACCGCTGGAACGTGGATATGGAACAACATTAGGAAACTCCTTGCGTCGTATTCTATTATCCTCTCTCCCAGGTGCTGCTGTAACATCTGTTAAGATTGATGGTGTTCAACATGAGTTCTCTACAGTTGACGGAGTGGTAGAGGACGTTACGACGATTATCTTACATCTTAAAAAGTTGGCCCTTAAAATCTATTCAGATGAAGAGAAAACACTTGAAGTTGATGTACAAGGTGACGGTGTCGTTACAGCTGCGGATATCACGCACGATAGTGATGTTGAAATCCTAAATCCAGATCTTCATATTGCAACGCTTGACAAAAATGCGCATCTCCGTATGCGTTTAACTGCTAAGCGTGGTCGTGGCTATACGCCAGCAGACTCAAACAAAGATGATGATCAACCAATCGGAGTTGTGCCGATTGATTCCATATATACGCCTGTCTCTCGTGTAACTTACCAAGTGGAGAATACTCGTGTAGGTCAGGTAACAAACTTTGATAAATTAACCCTCGATGTTTGGACAGATGGAAGTATTCGACCTGAGGAAGCTGTTTCTTTGGGCGCGAAGATTCTGACTGAACACTTAAACATCTTTGTTGGTTTAACTGACGAAGCGCAAAAAGCTGAAATTATGGTCGAAAAAGAAGAGGACCAGAAAGAAAAGGTTCTTGAGATGACAATCGAGGAACTCGATTTATCAGTTCGTTCATATAACTGCTTGAAGCGTGCGGGCATCAATACAGTACAAGAATTAGCAAACAAGACTGAAGAAGATATGATGAAAGTCCGTAACTTAGGCCGCAAATCACTTGAAGAAGTGAAGAATAAACTAAATGATCTTGGTTTAGGTCTTCGTAAAGACGAATAG
- the rplQ gene encoding 50S ribosomal protein L17 has translation MAYSKLGRTSSQRKALLRDLTADLFINERIETTEAKAKELRSIAEKMITFGKRGDLHARRQAAQFIRNEVANEETGEDVLQKLFSDIAPRYEDRQGGYTRIMKVGPRRGDGAPMVIIELV, from the coding sequence ATGGCATACTCAAAATTAGGTCGTACATCTTCACAACGTAAAGCTCTTTTACGTGATCTAACTGCAGATCTTTTCATTAATGAGCGCATCGAAACTACAGAGGCTAAAGCGAAAGAGCTTCGTTCAATCGCTGAGAAAATGATCACTTTTGGTAAGCGTGGTGATCTTCACGCACGTCGCCAAGCTGCACAGTTCATCCGTAATGAAGTTGCGAATGAAGAAACTGGTGAAGACGTTCTTCAAAAGCTTTTCAGTGACATCGCACCACGTTATGAAGACCGTCAAGGCGGATACACTCGTATTATGAAAGTAGGTCCTCGCCGCGGTGATGGTGCACCAATGGTAATCATCGAGCTTGTGTAA
- the rpsK gene encoding 30S ribosomal protein S11: MARKKTNTRKRRVKKNIETGMAHIRSTFNNTIVTITDVHGNAVSWSSAGALGFKGSRKSTPFAAQMAAEAAAKTSMEHGMKSLEVTVKGPGAGREAAIRALQSAGLEVTAIRDVTPVPHNGCRPPKRRRV, from the coding sequence ATGGCTCGCAAGAAAACAAACACACGTAAGCGTCGTGTGAAAAAGAATATTGAAACTGGAATGGCTCACATTCGTTCAACATTCAACAACACAATCGTAACAATTACTGATGTTCATGGTAATGCAGTATCATGGTCAAGTGCTGGAGCGCTAGGATTTAAAGGTTCTCGTAAATCTACTCCTTTCGCTGCACAAATGGCTGCAGAAGCTGCTGCGAAAACTTCTATGGAACATGGTATGAAGTCTTTGGAAGTAACTGTAAAAGGCCCTGGTGCAGGTCGTGAAGCTGCTATCCGTGCACTGCAATCTGCAGGTCTTGAAGTAACTGCAATTCGTGACGTTACTCCAGTACCTCATAATGGTTGCCGCCCACCAAAACGTCGTCGTGTATAA
- a CDS encoding energy-coupling factor ABC transporter ATP-binding protein, with amino-acid sequence MVVENLVSVKNLYYRYPNAESWTLEDVNLTLNRGEWTAVVGHNGSGKSTLAKLLNGLLLPEKGEILIDDQLSVNQENIWEVRKRIGMVFQNPDNQFVGATVRDDVAFGLENIGIPREEMVKRIDHALAEVNMTDFLNQEPHHLSGGQKQRVAIAGIIALEPSLMILDESTSMLDPSGRKEVVETVRELQQKKGITVLSITHELEEIVEADRVIVMNRGKIYKEGTPQELFKHADELAEIGLDLPFTIQLSRALEKHGVRNSEVYLTHEELVNSLWKLYSKT; translated from the coding sequence ATGGTAGTGGAGAACTTAGTTTCAGTGAAAAATTTATATTATCGTTATCCGAACGCAGAGAGCTGGACATTAGAAGATGTGAACTTAACGCTAAACCGTGGAGAATGGACGGCGGTAGTCGGTCACAACGGTTCAGGTAAATCGACCTTAGCAAAGCTGCTTAATGGTCTGTTGTTACCTGAAAAGGGTGAGATTTTAATTGATGACCAACTAAGCGTTAACCAAGAAAACATTTGGGAAGTTCGCAAACGAATAGGAATGGTCTTTCAAAATCCAGATAATCAATTTGTAGGGGCAACGGTTAGAGATGATGTGGCTTTTGGTTTGGAAAACATCGGAATCCCTCGTGAGGAAATGGTTAAGCGTATTGACCACGCTCTAGCAGAAGTCAACATGACCGACTTTCTCAATCAAGAGCCGCACCATCTATCAGGGGGACAGAAGCAGCGAGTTGCAATTGCAGGAATTATTGCATTAGAACCCTCATTAATGATTTTGGATGAATCAACATCGATGCTAGACCCTTCTGGTAGGAAAGAAGTTGTCGAGACTGTTCGAGAGCTCCAGCAGAAGAAAGGTATTACGGTTCTCTCTATTACCCACGAGTTAGAAGAAATTGTAGAGGCAGACCGCGTGATTGTGATGAACCGAGGGAAAATTTATAAAGAAGGAACACCACAAGAGCTTTTCAAGCACGCAGATGAGCTTGCAGAGATTGGTCTAGACCTTCCATTTACCATTCAACTAAGCCGTGCGTTAGAGAAGCATGGTGTTCGAAACAGCGAAGTTTATCTTACCCATGAGGAATTGGTGAACAGTCTATGGAAATTGTATTCAAAGACGTAG
- the rplM gene encoding 50S ribosomal protein L13, producing MRTTFMAKHNEVERKWFVVDAEGKTLGRLSTEVASILRGKHKPTYTPHVDTGDNVIIINAEKIELTGKKLSDKIYYRHSNHPGGLKSRTANEMRTKYPERMLEIAIKGMLPKGPLGRQMVKKLHVYAGNEHPHTAQKPEVYELRG from the coding sequence ATGCGTACGACTTTCATGGCAAAGCATAATGAAGTTGAACGTAAGTGGTTTGTAGTTGACGCTGAAGGCAAGACTCTAGGTCGCCTTTCAACAGAAGTTGCTTCAATCCTTCGCGGTAAACATAAACCAACATATACGCCACACGTTGATACTGGTGATAACGTAATCATCATTAATGCAGAGAAAATTGAGCTTACTGGTAAAAAACTAAGCGACAAGATTTATTACCGTCATTCTAACCACCCAGGCGGTCTTAAGTCACGTACAGCTAATGAAATGCGAACTAAGTATCCTGAAAGAATGCTTGAGATTGCAATCAAAGGCATGCTTCCAAAAGGACCACTTGGACGTCAAATGGTTAAGAAATTGCACGTATATGCGGGCAATGAGCATCCACATACAGCACAAAAACCAGAAGTTTACGAACTTCGAGGATAA
- the infA gene encoding translation initiation factor IF-1, whose product MAKDDVIEVEGTIVETLPNAMFKVELDNGHTVLAHVSGKIRMHFIRILPGDKVTVELSPYDLTRGRITYRYK is encoded by the coding sequence ATGGCGAAAGACGATGTAATTGAAGTTGAAGGTACCATCGTAGAGACATTGCCAAATGCAATGTTTAAGGTGGAACTAGATAATGGCCATACGGTTTTAGCACATGTTTCAGGTAAAATTCGTATGCATTTCATTCGCATTTTACCTGGCGATAAGGTGACAGTTGAACTTTCACCTTATGATCTAACACGTGGTCGTATCACTTATCGTTATAAATAA
- the rpsI gene encoding 30S ribosomal protein S9 produces MAQVQYYGTGRRKKSVARVRLVPGEGRVLVNGRDAEEFFPLETLRVILKQPLVATETQGSYDVHVNVNGGGYTGQAGAIRHGIARALLQADPEYRLTLKRGGFLTRDSRAKERKKYGLKGARRAPQFSKR; encoded by the coding sequence TTGGCACAGGTACAATACTACGGTACAGGACGTCGTAAAAAATCAGTTGCACGTGTACGCTTAGTTCCTGGCGAAGGCCGCGTACTGGTTAACGGACGTGACGCGGAAGAATTCTTCCCACTAGAAACTTTGCGTGTTATTCTTAAGCAACCGCTTGTAGCTACTGAAACACAAGGAAGCTACGATGTACATGTTAATGTGAACGGTGGCGGTTATACAGGTCAAGCTGGCGCAATTCGTCACGGCATCGCTCGTGCGTTGTTACAAGCTGATCCAGAATATCGTCTAACACTTAAGCGTGGCGGTTTCTTAACTCGTGATTCACGTGCGAAAGAGCGTAAGAAATACGGTCTTAAAGGCGCTCGTCGTGCACCACAGTTCTCAAAACGTTAA
- a CDS encoding adenylate kinase: MNLVLMGLPGAGKGTQAEQIVEKYDIPHISTGDMFRAAMKEGTQLGLKAKEYIDKGELVPDEVTIGIVRERLGKDDCKKGFLLDGFPRTVAQAEALEEITGELDRKIDYVLYIDVEKDSLMARLTGRRICKDCGATYHVIFNPPAQEGVCDKCGGELYQREDDNEETVSNRLEVNIKQTQPLLDFYEEKGYLRKVDGNQEINQVFVDVDKLLGGLSG; this comes from the coding sequence ATGAATCTAGTATTGATGGGGCTCCCGGGTGCTGGCAAAGGTACTCAAGCCGAGCAGATTGTAGAAAAGTACGATATTCCTCATATTTCAACTGGGGATATGTTTCGCGCTGCAATGAAGGAAGGTACACAGCTGGGATTAAAAGCGAAAGAATATATCGATAAGGGCGAATTAGTACCTGATGAAGTTACAATTGGTATTGTTCGTGAACGTTTAGGCAAAGATGATTGCAAGAAAGGTTTCTTGCTTGATGGCTTCCCACGAACTGTGGCGCAAGCTGAAGCATTAGAAGAGATTACGGGTGAATTAGACCGTAAAATCGACTATGTATTATATATCGACGTTGAAAAAGACAGCCTTATGGCGCGCCTTACTGGCCGACGTATTTGTAAAGATTGTGGCGCAACCTATCATGTTATTTTTAACCCTCCTGCACAAGAAGGAGTATGTGATAAGTGTGGCGGTGAACTTTACCAACGTGAAGATGATAATGAAGAAACTGTTTCGAATCGTCTTGAAGTCAACATCAAACAAACACAACCATTGCTTGATTTCTATGAAGAAAAGGGCTACCTTCGTAAGGTAGATGGCAACCAAGAAATCAACCAAGTGTTTGTAGACGTTGACAAATTGCTTGGAGGCTTAAGTGGATGA
- a CDS encoding KOW domain-containing RNA-binding protein, which yields MNESESSPRIGQLVQVLQGKEAGTYSVVISMLDDRFVLIADGDRRKFDRPKKKNVNHLKWFDYISPEVQNSIEETGRVTNGKLRFAVTKFVNEQVTEFEKGEQLDGERRCN from the coding sequence GTGAACGAATCAGAATCGAGTCCTCGAATAGGTCAGTTAGTTCAAGTACTGCAAGGGAAAGAAGCTGGTACTTATTCGGTAGTTATCAGCATGCTCGATGATCGTTTTGTGCTGATTGCAGATGGAGATCGCAGAAAGTTCGACCGTCCCAAGAAGAAAAACGTAAATCACCTGAAATGGTTTGATTACATTTCTCCTGAAGTTCAGAACAGTATCGAAGAAACAGGTCGAGTGACAAACGGGAAACTGAGGTTTGCAGTCACAAAGTTTGTAAATGAACAAGTTACTGAATTCGAGAAGGGAGAGCAGCTTGATGGCGAAAGACGATGTAATTGA
- a CDS encoding lmo0937 family membrane protein encodes MLWLIIGILIILWLLGFSFQIGGGLIHLLLVIALIVLVVKLIKRA; translated from the coding sequence ATGTTGTGGTTAATTATCGGAATTCTAATTATTTTATGGCTATTAGGTTTCTCTTTCCAAATTGGTGGCGGCTTAATTCATCTTCTTCTCGTCATCGCGCTAATCGTACTTGTCGTAAAATTAATCAAACGTGCTTAG
- the rpsM gene encoding 30S ribosomal protein S13: MARIAGVDIPREKRVVISLTYVYGIGQSTAKQVLAEAGVSEDTRVRDLTEDELGKIREIVDRLKVEGDLRREISLNIKRLIEIGSYRGIRHRRGLPVRGQHSKNNARTRKGPRRTVANKKK; the protein is encoded by the coding sequence ATGGCTCGTATTGCAGGTGTAGATATTCCTCGTGAAAAGCGCGTGGTTATCTCTTTAACTTACGTATATGGTATCGGCCAATCTACTGCTAAACAAGTTCTAGCTGAAGCTGGAGTTTCTGAGGACACGCGCGTGCGTGATCTTACAGAAGATGAACTAGGTAAAATCCGTGAAATCGTTGACCGTCTAAAAGTAGAAGGTGACCTTCGCCGCGAAATTTCATTAAACATCAAACGTCTTATTGAAATTGGCTCTTATCGTGGTATCCGTCATCGTCGTGGACTCCCTGTACGTGGACAACATTCTAAGAACAATGCTCGTACGCGCAAAGGCCCTCGCCGTACAGTAGCAAACAAAAAGAAATAA
- the map gene encoding type I methionyl aminopeptidase: MIICKTQREIDIMREAGKIVALTHQELQKHIKPGITTKELDSIAEKFIRKHDAIPSFKGYNGFRGSICASVNEELVHGIPGDRELRDGDIISIDIGAKYNGYHGDSAWTYGVGEISEEAQRLLDVTEESLYKGLAEAKPSERLSNISHAIQTYVEANDFSIVREYVGHGVGQELHEDPQIPHYGPPNKGPRLKPGMVLAIEPMVNAGARHVRTLPDNWTVVTVDGKLCAHFEHTIAITEEGYEILTKA; encoded by the coding sequence ATGATCATTTGCAAAACGCAACGAGAAATTGATATCATGCGTGAAGCAGGTAAAATCGTTGCACTGACACACCAAGAACTGCAAAAACACATCAAACCAGGTATAACGACGAAAGAATTGGATTCGATTGCTGAAAAGTTTATTCGTAAACATGATGCAATTCCTTCTTTTAAAGGTTATAATGGTTTCCGCGGAAGTATTTGTGCTTCTGTAAATGAAGAGTTAGTTCATGGTATCCCTGGTGACCGAGAACTTCGCGATGGTGATATCATTAGCATTGATATCGGCGCGAAATATAATGGTTACCACGGTGACTCTGCTTGGACCTATGGTGTGGGAGAAATTTCGGAAGAAGCGCAGCGTCTGTTAGATGTAACAGAAGAATCGCTATACAAAGGTTTAGCGGAAGCAAAGCCAAGCGAACGTCTTTCAAATATTTCTCACGCAATTCAAACGTATGTAGAGGCAAACGACTTTTCGATTGTCAGAGAGTACGTTGGCCATGGTGTCGGGCAAGAACTCCATGAAGACCCGCAAATTCCGCATTATGGTCCTCCTAACAAAGGACCTAGATTAAAGCCAGGTATGGTTCTTGCAATTGAACCTATGGTGAATGCGGGAGCTCGTCATGTTCGAACTTTACCTGATAACTGGACAGTTGTTACGGTTGATGGGAAGTTATGTGCGCATTTTGAGCATACAATTGCAATAACCGAAGAAGGTTATGAAATTTTGACAAAAGCCTAA
- a CDS encoding energy-coupling factor transporter transmembrane protein EcfT produces MMKNFIIGQYVPGESVIHQMDPRSKLSAIFLFVFVVFLANNTLTYGILGLFTIAVVLLSKIPFSFLIRGLKPILWIILFTVFLHLFMTKEGSVLVDLGWLKIYEGGVEQGVFISLRLLFLIMVTTLLTLTTTPIEITDGMESLLSPFKRIGLPAHELALMMSISLRFIPTLMQETEKIMKAQTARGVDFSGGPLKERLKAIVPMLVPLFISAFRRAEDLALAMEARGYRGDAGRTKLRELSWGAKDSLAFIFLAVLAIILFYFRG; encoded by the coding sequence ATGATGAAAAACTTTATCATAGGGCAATATGTACCTGGAGAATCTGTTATTCATCAGATGGACCCACGGTCAAAGCTATCGGCAATTTTCCTTTTCGTATTTGTTGTTTTTTTAGCAAATAATACTCTTACGTATGGAATACTTGGTTTATTCACGATAGCAGTTGTACTTCTATCGAAAATTCCATTCTCTTTTCTGATTAGAGGCTTGAAGCCAATTCTATGGATTATCCTCTTCACGGTTTTCTTGCATTTATTTATGACGAAAGAGGGTAGTGTTCTTGTTGACCTCGGATGGCTTAAAATCTATGAGGGTGGCGTTGAGCAAGGTGTATTTATTTCATTGCGGTTATTATTCTTAATTATGGTTACGACATTACTGACGTTAACGACAACACCGATTGAAATTACAGATGGAATGGAAAGCCTGTTATCACCTTTTAAACGCATTGGTCTTCCTGCGCATGAATTAGCACTTATGATGTCTATTTCACTTCGATTTATTCCAACGTTAATGCAGGAGACAGAAAAGATTATGAAAGCCCAGACAGCTAGAGGTGTGGACTTCAGTGGCGGTCCATTGAAAGAGCGGTTGAAAGCGATTGTGCCAATGCTTGTCCCATTGTTTATCAGCGCCTTTCGTCGTGCAGAAGATTTGGCACTAGCAATGGAAGCACGAGGATATCGCGGTGATGCTGGCCGCACAAAGTTAAGAGAGCTGTCGTGGGGAGCGAAAGATTCCTTAGCATTTATTTTTCTAGCAGTCTTAGCCATTATTCTATTTTATTTTCGAGGTTAA